DNA sequence from the Sardina pilchardus chromosome 23, fSarPil1.1, whole genome shotgun sequence genome:
GTCTGTCTAAGTtgcgctatactgtatgtgtttgtgagagagagagagagggagtgatagataagtctgtgtgtgtgtgtgtgtatattatatgTTGGTAAATGCAGATAGATTAGTGTATGCTTGCCACAGATGGGTATACCTGTGCTGCTTTTATCtgtttattatgtgtgtgtgtatctgttggtGAGCGAGCCACAGAGGTGCATGTCGTGTTGATATACAGTACTGAAGTCCCTTTATTGTGTGCGTTTCCACAGAGGTGAAGAAGGAGTCCGAAGAGGGCGATGAGCCGCGAGCTGAgacggagagcgagagcgaggagGAGCTCTCCTGCTTCGCTCCGACGGTGAGAGCTGGGGCTGCCTGTTCCCACGCTGCGCAGGGCcattggcagcagcagcagcagtcaggGACATGACATGAGACATGATGAGATTAGCCAGGCGTCCGCAAGACTAGAATGGTGGAAAGAGTGAGGGTCTGAGTAAAATGTCCTCTTATACTCCGTCCGTGTTATTGTCAAACTAAATGTATAACAAGGCAAGCTTGTCGGTTGGTATGTGTTTAACAGATTGGACATTGTAGAGATGTGGCTTTAATATTATCACAGGTGAATGGGAGCTCATTGGCCCTTTGGATTGGTATTCTTCTCTGATTGGTCACCGTCTCCCTTGATGTAGGTGGATGTGAAGACCACAGCATTGGCCATGGCCATCACAGACTCCGAGCTCTCCGACGAGGAGGCGAGTATCCTAGAGAGCGGAGGATTCTCTGTGTCCAGAGCCACCACCCCACAGCTGACCGATGTCTCTGAAGGTACGAGATGTTCTAGAATCCATATCATGACTGCAGTGTTAGtggtaactagaaaagcactctaaGAGTGCGGAGCtccgccaagtgaaaacataaccgttTCCTGGATCAAGACGGTGATCCGggtcactcccaaaatgtaatggtttcttccttgggtcatttcagacctttcctcaaaatttaatcgaaatatGTCCATACCTTTTTGAGtgatcttgctaacagacaaacaaacaaacccagatgaaaacataacctccttggcggaggtaactatGTAGTAGTTATTCAGCAGCCTCAGTTATATGCTGCTGAACAAAATCTCTGAATTATACACTGTGGCCACATTGCTTTGATGTGGCGTTAGCATATTGTGGTGTCAGGAAACCTCTGCGGTGGAGTTCACTGTGCAAATATTTGTAATCCTTCAGACAAAAGTgtgatacagtacagtgtgatACGAAAGTTAATACAGTAAGTGGTAGATTTGGTGTTAAAATGTATAATACCTACATTATCTAGTACTGATATTTTACAGATTGTATCATAAACTTATTGTAGTCCTTTGGACCAAATGTTTCTTAAGTATATAGTCTCATTGAAATTCATGATGAATGTGTTAAAACATTAGGGTTTGATTTCAAGTGGATTTCAAATGGATTTACTTAAGTCTAAGACTAAATGAGAATTTCAAATAAGGCATTCAATGATAATAAACATTTAATCTAGGATTAGTCTTAAATCACTGGCCCTATAAAATATGATTTGTGAAACATTGTTAAATTTGCCCCACAGACCTGGACAGGCAGAGCATGAATAGTGAACCAGAGGAAACGTTCTCTAGAGATCTTCCCGAGTTCCCTTCTGTGGACGAGTTCCCTTCCATGGAGCACGGTTTGTTCCACTTCCCCCTGGGCGCCTCCGCACCGGCAGAGGGTTCCACGGCGGAACACTCAGAGACGGACTCCCAAAGCGCCGCCAGCCTGCTCCTCCAACATTTAGCGTCCCCCCTCCATTTTGTCAACACCCATTTTAACGGGCACAGCAAGCTGGCCAGCGCCAGCCAGGCTGCTGCGGTCGGACCAGCGAAGgtagtggaggaagaggaggtcgCCGACGAAGGAGAGGTGACCCCAGAGGCTCCCGGCCCCAGCCGCTCTCTGGAGGCGCTGAGCGAGGAGATCGTGAGCACGGCCATCTCGACCGTGGTCCAGAACACACTGTCGGCCCTGCTGCGCACCACTGAGGCCATGGAGGCGCCGTGCATGGAGGAGTTCATGCCCACCGAAATGCCCCCGTGCCCCATGGAGTCCACCCTGGAAAGCCCTGACagtgccgccaccaccaccgcctctTCTGCCCTTCACCACCACACATCCCCTCTCAgcggtgaggaggaagaggaggaggaggaggaggatgtgacCGGTGAAGCCAGCGCAGAAGAACTGCCGGACGTCACACTCATgccggccgaggaggaggacttTGAGCTTCTGGACCAAAGCGAACTGGAGATGATGGACGAAGGCTTGGGTTTGGGCCTTGACGGACAGGGTGTGGGTACAACAGCCTCACAACAGCCAGACACACCAGCAAGTGGCGATCAGCACCCTCAAATGTCCTAGCTTCC
Encoded proteins:
- the retreg2 gene encoding reticulophagy regulator 2, which gives rise to MASGEEARRPSVSSSSVGLEALFPGGESEQPCGDGNPELVELREWLQGWLSQYEPVVLWVQRLLVWERPLYSIIAALTLNTMFWLLSSTSLRPLFLLSVSLLGLILLERWKDKLPKMTVRDPDAATVERETMTVQPRLLSVAELSHHLAESYVTCSLYIEEMLQFKRQNHGKFCAMMCCGCLVLAMVGHYVPGIMISYIVVLSVLLWPLVVYHELIQRMYTGLEPILMKLDYSMKGDTQHRKHDKRKVKKESEEGDEPRAETESESEEELSCFAPTVDVKTTALAMAITDSELSDEEASILESGGFSVSRATTPQLTDVSEDLDRQSMNSEPEETFSRDLPEFPSVDEFPSMEHGLFHFPLGASAPAEGSTAEHSETDSQSAASLLLQHLASPLHFVNTHFNGHSKLASASQAAAVGPAKVVEEEEVADEGEVTPEAPGPSRSLEALSEEIVSTAISTVVQNTLSALLRTTEAMEAPCMEEFMPTEMPPCPMESTLESPDSAATTTASSALHHHTSPLSGEEEEEEEEEDVTGEASAEELPDVTLMPAEEEDFELLDQSELEMMDEGLGLGLDGQGVGTTASQQPDTPASGDQHPQMS